One Pseudocalidococcus azoricus BACA0444 genomic window carries:
- a CDS encoding SpoIIE family protein phosphatase — protein MSLAKIPNQPHAKTKNIRQQWIEKINFIKQHNPIARSIQLRIVFLLLICLIPVSLGGIYWLDLYTEERLIKLAEQDLVSRGKLLAELMGRLDRERRLDTDFLASHPAVIQFKKQEAQVLLQHFAQFHHWEGDFSIFNMQGDLIAESPQNSFQAFDKLPKWLAESKARGGPMNRLTRNTTIEDSKDCLIMPIISPESNKQVGVLLECIPLSAISRFVNEIGKSIDVDRIIFVNYEGWIYADTGNTTYSQLENRQNLPAEKRVLAGEQRITYTDRKFIFTMPIKYRNNRTWGLILINTEETVQSAIADVNRVGLILVAFIGIIVAYSSWKIIHHSTVPITALTQATSAIADGNLDYVIDIHRQDEIGTLAQSFMNMQSQLKNLIDQEVKDAVYRLELEKGRQIQQDFLPEHLPEAAGWDIAGLFEPARSVSGDFYDAFALDDNYLGLVIGDVCDKGVGAAMFMGLFRSLLRVFSGAGMSSEIYIDNRSLNDDLTDILDGMDPLVHQFLQAVYLTNDYITTEHSSMAMFATLFFGVLDIKTGMLTYINAGHEPVYVLNPAGIKHQLKSSGPAVGMMPKSMFPSHHINLEPGDLLVGYTDGVTDARCPNGEFFGRKRLEQLLIQHYEDHVNILECVRSALLDHIADAVQFDDITMLVVYRN, from the coding sequence ATGAGTTTGGCCAAGATTCCCAATCAACCCCATGCAAAAACGAAAAATATTCGTCAACAGTGGATTGAGAAAATTAACTTTATCAAACAACACAACCCGATTGCCCGTTCGATTCAGTTACGGATTGTCTTTTTACTGCTAATTTGCCTCATTCCAGTGTCCTTGGGCGGAATTTATTGGCTTGATCTTTATACTGAGGAGCGGTTAATTAAGTTAGCTGAACAAGACCTCGTCAGTCGGGGCAAGTTACTGGCCGAACTGATGGGCAGACTCGATCGTGAGCGCCGCCTTGATACAGATTTTTTGGCTTCCCACCCAGCCGTAATTCAATTTAAGAAACAAGAAGCACAGGTTCTCCTCCAGCATTTTGCCCAGTTTCATCACTGGGAAGGAGACTTTAGCATATTTAATATGCAAGGAGATTTAATTGCCGAGAGTCCCCAAAACTCTTTCCAGGCCTTTGATAAGCTTCCAAAATGGCTAGCAGAATCTAAGGCTCGTGGGGGGCCGATGAACCGCCTGACCAGAAACACCACCATTGAAGATAGCAAAGACTGCTTGATCATGCCAATAATATCCCCAGAAAGCAACAAGCAAGTAGGCGTGTTATTGGAATGTATTCCCCTCAGTGCCATTTCAAGGTTTGTTAATGAGATAGGCAAATCAATTGATGTTGATCGGATCATTTTTGTCAATTATGAAGGTTGGATTTACGCGGATACTGGCAACACTACCTATAGTCAATTAGAAAATCGTCAGAATTTGCCCGCCGAAAAACGGGTTTTGGCCGGGGAGCAACGCATCACCTACACTGACAGAAAGTTTATCTTTACAATGCCAATTAAATATCGAAATAATCGAACATGGGGACTAATTTTAATTAATACTGAAGAAACAGTTCAATCAGCCATTGCCGATGTCAATCGTGTCGGTTTAATTCTAGTCGCCTTCATTGGAATCATTGTTGCCTATAGTTCCTGGAAAATTATTCACCATAGCACTGTCCCGATTACAGCCCTCACCCAGGCCACCAGCGCGATTGCCGATGGAAATTTGGACTATGTGATTGATATTCACCGCCAAGATGAGATTGGGACATTGGCGCAAAGTTTTATGAATATGCAGTCCCAACTTAAAAATCTGATTGATCAAGAGGTTAAGGATGCTGTTTACCGCTTGGAATTAGAAAAGGGACGGCAAATTCAGCAAGATTTTCTCCCTGAACATCTACCGGAAGCGGCGGGTTGGGATATTGCGGGTTTGTTTGAGCCAGCTCGCTCTGTGTCTGGGGATTTTTATGATGCCTTTGCTTTGGATGATAATTACCTGGGCCTGGTGATTGGGGATGTTTGTGATAAAGGTGTTGGTGCAGCCATGTTTATGGGCCTCTTTCGGAGCCTCTTACGGGTCTTCTCTGGGGCAGGAATGTCATCAGAAATTTACATTGATAATCGCAGCTTAAATGATGATCTCACCGATATTTTGGACGGGATGGATCCGCTCGTTCATCAGTTTCTCCAGGCAGTTTACTTAACTAATGACTACATTACAACCGAACATTCCAGTATGGCGATGTTTGCGACCCTATTTTTCGGCGTTCTTGATATTAAAACTGGAATGTTAACCTACATCAATGCTGGCCATGAGCCGGTTTATGTTCTCAACCCGGCCGGGATTAAACACCAACTCAAGTCCTCGGGGCCAGCGGTGGGGATGATGCCGAAATCTATGTTCCCTAGCCATCACATTAATCTTGAGCCAGGTGATCTTTTAGTGGGTTATACCGATGGTGTGACGGATGCCCGTTGCCCCAATGGGGAGTTTTTTGGGCGTAAGCGACTTGAACAATTACTCATTCAGCATTATGAGGATCATGTCAATATTCTAGAATGTGTGCGCTCAGCGTTGTTAGACCATATTGCTGATGCAGTTCAGTTCGACGATATTACGATGTTGGTAGTTTATCGGAATTAA
- a CDS encoding pentapeptide repeat-containing protein, giving the protein MASFCTNITKTNWLTGCCILGILVNFATPGLAAKPEDLQQLNRTGNCPNCDLSYANLNGRNFKGADLQGANLNAATLRGANLTGANLTGATLTNADLRGARFSRANLTNASLAWARVERVRFDQANLTGAMLGGSKLAGALDLTGATLPNTKPAFFVLPTRSSR; this is encoded by the coding sequence ATGGCAAGTTTCTGCACAAATATTACTAAAACGAACTGGTTAACTGGGTGCTGTATCCTGGGTATCTTGGTCAACTTTGCAACCCCAGGCCTGGCTGCCAAACCAGAAGACCTCCAACAACTGAACCGCACAGGTAACTGTCCTAACTGTGATCTGAGCTATGCCAACCTTAATGGCCGGAATTTCAAAGGGGCTGATCTGCAAGGAGCCAATCTAAATGCGGCAACTCTCAGAGGTGCGAATCTGACGGGGGCAAACTTGACCGGAGCAACCCTGACCAATGCGGATTTACGGGGCGCGCGCTTTAGTCGTGCAAATTTAACCAATGCCAGCCTGGCCTGGGCCCGAGTTGAGCGGGTGCGGTTTGATCAGGCCAATCTGACGGGAGCTATGTTGGGGGGCAGTAAACTCGCCGGGGCCTTAGATTTAACGGGCGCAACTCTGCCGAATACGAAGCCAGCCTTCTTTGTTTTACCAACTCGGTCATCTCGATAA
- the hemE gene encoding uroporphyrinogen decarboxylase encodes MGTTTSVLPHLLRVAQGEVLDRPPIWLMRQAGRYMKVYRDLRDRYPSFRDRSEIPELAIDISLQPFRAFAPDGVILFSDILTPLPGLGIPFDIIESKGPIIDPPIRSQAQVNALTPLEPEVACPFIRPILTTLRKEVGDKATVLGFAGAPWTLAAYAVEGKSSKDYIVIKTMAYQEPDLLHQFLGKLADAIAAYLCYQIDCGAQVVQLFDSWAGQLSQRDYANFALPYQQRVVRGVKAVYPDVPMILYINGSGAILDKMPASGVDIVSLDWTVDISPVRQRFGPNIGIQGNLDPVTLFASPDVIKERVADIIRQAGDSRYIFNLGHGVLQKTPEENVAYLFDLVKSGSY; translated from the coding sequence GTGGGGACAACGACCTCCGTACTCCCGCATTTGTTGCGCGTCGCTCAAGGGGAAGTCCTAGATCGGCCCCCGATTTGGTTAATGCGCCAGGCCGGTCGGTACATGAAGGTCTATCGAGACTTGCGGGATCGTTACCCCTCTTTTCGTGATCGCTCCGAAATTCCCGAGTTAGCCATTGATATTTCCCTCCAACCGTTTCGGGCTTTTGCTCCCGATGGGGTCATTCTTTTTTCCGACATTTTAACCCCCTTACCCGGCCTGGGGATTCCCTTTGACATCATTGAAAGTAAAGGGCCGATTATTGATCCGCCGATTCGCAGCCAGGCCCAGGTCAATGCCTTAACCCCCCTTGAACCAGAAGTTGCCTGCCCATTCATTCGCCCGATCTTAACCACCCTGAGAAAAGAAGTTGGGGATAAAGCGACTGTTTTGGGGTTTGCCGGGGCCCCTTGGACGCTTGCTGCCTATGCCGTGGAAGGAAAAAGTTCCAAAGACTACATTGTGATTAAAACCATGGCCTACCAGGAGCCGGATTTACTCCATCAATTCCTCGGAAAACTGGCCGATGCCATTGCTGCCTATCTTTGCTATCAGATTGATTGTGGGGCGCAGGTGGTGCAGTTGTTTGATTCCTGGGCCGGGCAACTCAGCCAGCGGGACTATGCCAATTTTGCGCTGCCCTATCAACAGCGGGTTGTCCGGGGGGTAAAAGCGGTTTATCCCGATGTGCCGATGATTCTTTATATCAATGGCAGTGGGGCAATTCTCGATAAGATGCCGGCCAGTGGGGTGGATATTGTCAGTTTGGATTGGACAGTCGATATTAGTCCAGTCCGGCAACGCTTCGGCCCCAACATTGGCATTCAAGGCAATCTTGACCCTGTGACCCTCTTTGCCAGTCCCGATGTGATTAAGGAACGGGTCGCTGATATTATTCGCCAGGCCGGGGATTCTCGCTATATCTTTAACCTGGGTCATGGTGTGCTCCAAAAAACCCCCGAAGAAAATGTGGCCTACTTGTTTGATTTGGTCAAATCGGGGAGCTATTAA
- a CDS encoding AmpG family muropeptide MFS transporter, whose amino-acid sequence MAKLGFNPLQSLTAAIKVFESKKMAVVLLMGFSSGLPFFLTSRTLQAWMTQANVDLTAIGLFSLVALPYSLKFLWSPLLDRYVPPFLGRRRGWLMVTQIGLLLAIAAMGFQNPAVGLRLLAVNALLIAFFSASQDIAVDAYRTDILEELEMGAGAGVYVLGYRIALLVTGSAALILADQMPWPLVYLLISGLMMVGILTTFWGEEPATDVPAPPSLKDAIILPFGEFFHRFGGGKALIILLFVCFYRYGDALIGNMVTPFLLKTGFSQTEIGAWQGGLGLVATIVGVLAGGAIISRIGIHRALWILGFLQALSNLTYFALAQAGQSYGLMILAINVDNFCGGLGVAALTAFLMSLCNPRFSATQYALLSSLFAVSRDIFTAPAGRLAEIMGWPVFFLFTLAAALPALALLPFFAPWQSHEEPPLPRPGQ is encoded by the coding sequence ATGGCAAAACTTGGCTTTAATCCCCTCCAGTCCCTCACTGCCGCAATCAAAGTATTTGAAAGCAAAAAAATGGCGGTTGTGCTCTTGATGGGTTTTTCCTCTGGATTGCCGTTTTTCTTGACCAGCCGCACTCTCCAGGCCTGGATGACCCAAGCAAACGTAGATTTAACGGCCATTGGCTTGTTTAGTTTGGTCGCGCTGCCCTATTCCCTCAAATTTCTCTGGTCGCCCCTATTAGATCGCTATGTGCCCCCCTTTTTAGGCCGGCGGCGGGGTTGGTTGATGGTGACCCAAATCGGTTTATTACTGGCCATTGCAGCGATGGGGTTCCAAAATCCCGCGGTGGGGCTGCGGCTGTTAGCGGTTAATGCCCTCCTGATTGCGTTTTTCAGTGCCAGCCAAGATATTGCCGTGGATGCCTACCGAACCGACATCTTGGAAGAGTTGGAAATGGGGGCTGGGGCTGGGGTTTATGTTTTAGGCTATCGGATTGCGCTGTTGGTAACGGGGTCGGCGGCTTTAATTTTGGCGGATCAAATGCCTTGGCCCTTGGTTTATCTGTTAATTTCTGGGCTGATGATGGTCGGGATATTAACCACCTTTTGGGGAGAGGAACCGGCCACGGATGTCCCTGCACCCCCCTCTTTGAAAGATGCAATTATTTTGCCCTTTGGGGAGTTTTTTCACCGCTTTGGGGGGGGGAAGGCCCTGATTATTTTGCTCTTTGTCTGTTTCTATCGCTATGGAGATGCTCTGATTGGCAATATGGTGACTCCCTTCTTATTAAAAACTGGGTTTAGCCAAACGGAAATTGGGGCCTGGCAAGGGGGCCTGGGCCTGGTGGCAACCATTGTGGGGGTTTTGGCGGGAGGGGCCATTATTAGTCGGATTGGGATTCATCGGGCATTGTGGATATTAGGCTTTCTCCAGGCCCTCAGTAATCTGACTTATTTTGCCTTGGCCCAGGCCGGACAGAGTTATGGGCTGATGATTTTAGCGATTAATGTGGATAATTTTTGTGGGGGCCTGGGAGTAGCAGCCTTAACAGCCTTTCTGATGAGTTTATGTAATCCCCGTTTTTCGGCGACTCAATATGCCCTCTTGTCCAGTTTATTTGCCGTCAGTCGAGATATTTTTACTGCCCCTGCTGGCCGCTTAGCTGAAATTATGGGTTGGCCAGTGTTTTTTCTATTCACCCTTGCCGCTGCCTTACCCGCCTTGGCCCTGTTGCCCTTTTTTGCCCCCTGGCAGAGCCATGAAGAACCTCCCTTACCCCGGCCTGGTCAATAA
- a CDS encoding ATP-binding protein encodes METLVLPAELDSLEPIGKYVLNAAKVAGLSQKKAYRLRLAVDELATNIINYGYANQSSPVGLEISAELAPTFLKIILIDSGLAYDPRERNFDESILEEPIEERPIGGLGIFLALQNVDEFSYQVQSDQNISSFLVRIE; translated from the coding sequence ATGGAAACCCTGGTTTTGCCCGCCGAGCTAGACTCTTTAGAACCAATTGGTAAATATGTCCTGAATGCGGCTAAAGTTGCTGGACTTTCCCAAAAGAAAGCCTATCGCTTAAGGTTAGCGGTGGACGAGTTAGCAACAAACATTATTAACTATGGTTATGCGAATCAATCCTCCCCCGTTGGTCTGGAAATCAGTGCTGAACTTGCGCCAACGTTTTTGAAAATTATTTTGATTGACTCTGGCCTGGCCTATGATCCACGGGAGCGGAACTTTGATGAATCTATTTTAGAAGAACCCATTGAAGAACGTCCGATTGGTGGTTTGGGCATTTTCCTAGCCCTACAAAATGTGGATGAATTCAGTTACCAAGTTCAGAGTGATCAGAATATCAGTTCTTTTTTGGTTCGGATTGAATAG
- a CDS encoding pentapeptide repeat-containing protein, translating to MTVILVWISLTRPGLADEHPLLTLETLQQRLQNPITLDGKPTIDLRQFQIDLRPENTPFRDQFYSVLATQLQRSGKAWGLDLSDAVIMGDWQFGPLGVRLPLTGQALAPNFSSAEQTQFNQDRQRLFQLSRLSRSLLSQDYREDDLQLRLWRGAIYLNRTQFQGLVSGRNTFFLGEVQGQNTDFFSKSDWSGSRFSQACNWSGSQFHQASNWHGTIFFRKINFTQTRWQQSVDFSNSEFRDSANFSRVIFEQSATFSRSQWQGNADFSQTRWLGTVNFNRSQWQKSIFFPEASFNQMISFRGIQLQEKMNLRAATILNQLDLSDASFSPQAKINIPDLEFDAKTAQILGTPGKIGASFTLPSYRNNQTVIRNLVRNFRQLEQIQDANAIELMGQLRHWQELSRTLWQRNLNQLSESQLQQLGFTPSQTTQVLAQRVQKPFTDLSDLLSRNVIDLATYVKLQAKVNVVPVLSLTAYWGYLWQWLGLSLLLAFTAYGSRFGLIFGVGLVAIAYFALVFWGVDRIRRWRPTPILPGLVETVVMIFGGIGLGLVGGSLIMRAAVNPGLTWLCLVIFLVPIPLVLTLIIYLQGRYHDLMTISYFVEDGSQRQFRLLIGRLPIMPRFPFFRDRYEPILWGRRWTGLNYFDLSLINFLKFGFNDVRLRDQQLPGLVGSLVWYQWGLGLPYIGLLFWTLSRTIPGLNLFIYF from the coding sequence TTGACTGTTATTTTGGTGTGGATTAGTTTAACCAGGCCAGGCCTTGCAGATGAGCATCCATTACTAACCCTAGAAACACTGCAACAACGACTCCAAAATCCAATCACTTTAGATGGCAAACCCACTATCGATCTCAGACAATTTCAAATTGATTTACGTCCAGAAAATACCCCCTTTCGCGATCAATTTTATTCCGTTTTAGCGACTCAACTCCAACGTTCTGGCAAGGCCTGGGGCCTGGATTTAAGTGATGCCGTGATTATGGGGGATTGGCAGTTTGGCCCCTTGGGAGTGCGTTTACCCTTAACCGGCCAGGCCTTGGCTCCTAATTTTTCCAGTGCAGAACAAACTCAATTCAATCAAGATCGGCAGCGGTTATTTCAATTAAGTCGCTTATCCCGATCCCTGTTAAGTCAAGACTACCGTGAAGACGATTTACAATTGCGCCTATGGCGGGGGGCTATCTATCTAAATCGCACCCAATTTCAAGGCCTGGTTTCGGGGCGAAATACTTTTTTTCTAGGTGAAGTCCAAGGGCAGAATACAGATTTTTTCAGCAAGTCCGATTGGTCTGGGAGTCGCTTCAGCCAGGCCTGTAATTGGAGTGGGAGTCAATTTCACCAGGCCAGTAATTGGCACGGGACGATCTTTTTTCGGAAAATCAACTTTACCCAAACCCGCTGGCAGCAATCCGTTGACTTTAGTAATAGTGAGTTTCGTGACAGTGCTAATTTTAGTCGCGTCATTTTTGAGCAGTCCGCCACCTTTTCCCGTTCCCAATGGCAAGGCAATGCAGATTTTAGTCAAACCCGCTGGCTCGGAACCGTGAATTTTAATCGTAGTCAGTGGCAGAAATCGATATTTTTTCCTGAGGCCAGCTTTAACCAGATGATCAGTTTTCGGGGGATCCAACTCCAAGAAAAAATGAATTTACGGGCCGCTACCATTCTCAATCAACTCGATCTCAGTGATGCCAGCTTTAGTCCCCAGGCCAAAATCAATATTCCTGACCTTGAGTTTGATGCCAAAACTGCCCAAATTTTAGGAACTCCCGGCAAAATCGGGGCCAGCTTCACCCTGCCCAGCTATCGCAACAATCAAACCGTCATTCGTAATCTAGTCCGTAACTTCCGCCAGTTGGAGCAAATTCAAGATGCCAATGCCATTGAACTCATGGGCCAACTCCGCCACTGGCAAGAACTCAGCCGCACCCTTTGGCAACGGAATTTGAATCAACTATCCGAATCTCAATTGCAGCAGCTAGGATTTACACCATCCCAGACCACCCAAGTCCTTGCCCAGCGGGTCCAAAAACCCTTTACTGACCTCAGTGATTTACTCAGTCGGAATGTGATTGATCTCGCCACCTATGTCAAACTCCAGGCCAAGGTAAATGTTGTGCCGGTGCTCTCCTTAACGGCCTATTGGGGTTATCTCTGGCAATGGTTGGGCTTGAGTTTACTGTTAGCCTTTACGGCCTATGGGAGTCGGTTTGGCTTAATTTTTGGAGTTGGTCTAGTAGCGATTGCCTATTTTGCCTTGGTCTTCTGGGGGGTGGATCGGATTAGACGCTGGCGGCCAACTCCCATCCTGCCAGGCCTGGTGGAAACAGTGGTAATGATTTTTGGGGGGATTGGCCTCGGCCTGGTGGGGGGAAGTTTAATTATGCGGGCGGCGGTCAATCCGGGGTTAACATGGCTTTGTTTAGTCATTTTTCTGGTTCCAATTCCCCTGGTTTTAACCCTGATTATCTATCTCCAAGGTCGCTATCATGACCTGATGACCATTAGTTATTTTGTGGAAGATGGCAGTCAACGGCAGTTTCGCTTACTGATTGGGCGTTTACCGATCATGCCAAGATTTCCCTTTTTCCGCGACCGTTATGAACCAATTCTCTGGGGCCGCCGCTGGACAGGATTAAATTATTTTGATCTGAGTTTAATTAACTTTCTCAAATTTGGCTTTAATGATGTCCGCTTGCGAGATCAACAGTTACCAGGCCTGGTAGGAAGTTTGGTTTGGTATCAGTGGGGCCTGGGTTTACCTTACATTGGCCTACTGTTCTGGACATTATCCCGCACCATTCCCGGCCTGAATTTATTTATTTATTTTTAA
- a CDS encoding anti-sigma factor antagonist (This anti-anti-sigma factor, or anti-sigma factor antagonist, belongs to a family that includes characterized members SpoIIAA, RsbV, RsfA, and RsfB.) — MAFTIEAEVLGDLGKVTLIGELDGSTAPLFKEKIEEIAKAEIKRLVLLMAELEYMSSAGLRVLIFAKQKMGTSVNIYIVGAQEMVQDTIDQTGLHQSFYLVDAFDFTT, encoded by the coding sequence ATGGCATTTACAATTGAAGCAGAAGTTTTAGGAGACTTGGGTAAGGTTACATTGATCGGTGAGTTAGATGGCAGCACAGCGCCCCTATTTAAGGAGAAAATTGAAGAGATTGCCAAGGCAGAAATTAAACGCTTAGTTTTACTGATGGCCGAACTGGAATACATGTCGAGTGCTGGGTTACGAGTTCTGATTTTTGCCAAACAAAAAATGGGCACTAGTGTCAATATCTATATTGTTGGGGCCCAAGAAATGGTACAAGATACAATTGATCAAACCGGTTTGCACCAAAGCTTTTATTTAGTGGATGCCTTCGACTTTACGACTTGA
- a CDS encoding NAD-dependent epimerase/dehydratase family protein, whose protein sequence is MRILVTGASGCIGHYISESLIQQTDHELFLMVRNPAKLNLDLTARPGITVIQGDMLNLEPLAALLPTFNIAILTATMWGGPEIFQVNVTQTLALMEALNPDVCQKVFYFSTASVLDRQLNPLPEAGTIGTDYIRSKYQCLHQLETLRIADRIVELFPTLVFGGGGDGKPTSHITGGLGDALKWLWLAKYFDVDGSFHFVHGRDIGLVITHLIQHPETNPGPRLVLGNPALTVQQMLAEMCDFSGQRIYVQLPLRLWLVNILIKVFGLQMAAWDYFCVQYRHFSYDRIINPQSLGLTPYCGSLTDLLRITQAAK, encoded by the coding sequence TTGCGGATTTTAGTTACTGGGGCGAGCGGCTGCATTGGTCACTATATTTCCGAAAGCTTGATTCAACAGACGGATCATGAATTATTTCTCATGGTGCGCAATCCGGCCAAATTAAACCTGGATCTGACGGCCCGGCCTGGGATTACGGTGATTCAAGGGGATATGCTCAACCTGGAACCCCTAGCGGCTTTACTCCCAACTTTCAACATAGCGATTTTGACGGCAACGATGTGGGGTGGCCCGGAAATTTTCCAGGTGAATGTAACTCAAACCTTGGCCTTAATGGAAGCGTTAAATCCAGACGTTTGCCAAAAAGTCTTTTACTTTTCTACTGCAAGTGTTCTAGATCGGCAACTCAATCCCCTCCCGGAAGCTGGGACGATTGGTACCGATTATATTCGCTCCAAATATCAATGCCTGCACCAACTGGAAACCTTAAGGATTGCGGATCGGATTGTGGAGCTTTTTCCCACCTTGGTGTTTGGGGGGGGCGGCGATGGCAAACCAACTTCTCATATTACGGGGGGCCTGGGGGACGCGCTCAAATGGTTGTGGTTGGCCAAATATTTTGATGTGGATGGCAGTTTTCATTTTGTCCACGGTCGCGATATTGGCCTGGTGATTACCCATCTGATTCAGCACCCTGAAACAAACCCAGGCCCGCGTTTAGTTTTGGGTAATCCAGCCTTGACCGTTCAACAAATGTTAGCGGAAATGTGTGACTTTAGCGGACAACGGATTTACGTCCAACTGCCGCTCCGGTTATGGCTAGTGAATATTTTGATCAAGGTTTTTGGCTTACAGATGGCGGCCTGGGATTATTTTTGTGTCCAATATCGACACTTCAGTTATGACAGGATCATCAATCCCCAAAGTTTAGGCCTAACTCCCTACTGCGGTAGTTTGACGGATTTACTGCGGATCACCCAAGCAGCTAAATAA